From the genome of Candidatus Rokuibacteriota bacterium:
GTTGGCACCGGCTTTGCCTCTCTTGAGTAGTGCCACCGCCGGCACGGGGTGGACGACGCGAAGAAAGGACAGCCGACATGATCGCCACATTGAAGGTCGGTACGAAAGTTTTTCGGTCTGAGCGACGGCGGAACTGCAGCGTCGTTTGTGCGAATGGCGATGAGCGCTGCTTGCGCCACGAGGAGCGGCACGCCCACGAAGGCGCTTTCCACCCGTAGCGCGATGGACAGCACGCCCGAGCTCAGCTTGTCCGCGGCCGGCCATGCCGCCACGCTCCACGTCCCGGCCGGCCACCCCCCGGCGCCGCAGGCCGTGGGTGTTCACTCGCTGCGGGAATTGGTGGAGCAGGCCGTGGTGGAGGCCGAAGCACAGGCGATCCGTCGCGCGCTGGCCTCGGCCAAGGGCAACAAGAGCCTGGCCGCGCAGGTTCTGCAAACCAACTCCACCACGCTGCACGCCAAGATGAAGCGCTTCAAGATCTTGGCGCGGGAGTTCCTCCCCAGCTGGCGCCCGGCCCGGCCCCCGCCGGCTGGGTTCCTTATGGTTCGCCCACCATGGTCGGCCGTCCATAGAGCTCGCGCGGGCTCCGGCTCAAACACCCTCCCACTGACCCGGGCTTGACGCCGCCTGTGTTGAGTGCTCGCTAAACCTCTGAAAACGCTCGGGTTATCTTGCCGTCGCCGCCGACGCTACGCCACGCCGCCGTTGGCATCGCCCTTGCCCTATTGGAGTACGAGACCAGAGCGCGATGCAGCCAGAGTCCTTGAGGAGCGTGATATGAGCGAAGTTCTGGGGTCGAGGATTCAGCTTCGATGGATCGCCTGGGGGCGGCGGGCCCGCTGCTCTTGGGGTGCGCGGGAGCTGAGGGGCGGCTCTTTGCCGAGGGCCGGCCCCACCTGGGGAATGACGTCCGCTTCGAGTCGGGCATCCAAGGTTGCCAAATGCAGCCGCGCAGCCTGATCATCTGCCAGGAAGGCGCCGCCGGCTGCGCCCCATGAACGCGTTCTCCACGCTGCCGCCGATGCTCACGTTCCTCATGCTGGGAGCGGTAAGCGCCGGCGCCCTCTACAACCTGTGGGTCTGGCTCCACCGCCGGAGCGACACCCTCCATGTCTGGGCGGCGGGCTGGTGCGCCATCACCGGCTCGTACCTGGTCAGCCACTACGTCCAGCTCTCGTCGGTGGATCCCGAGCGCGTCGTGCTCGGCTCGCGCCTGGCGTGGGTGTGCGCCCTGCTGCTCATCCTCGTGTTGGTCGGGCTGACCCAGACCCTCGTGCGTGGGCGGTGCTCCCGGCGGTCGATCGTCTTGCTGGGCGGGCTCAACGCCGTGCTGGTCCTGGTGACCATGCTGACGAATCTGATCGCGACGGATCAGATCTATCAGCGGACCGACCGGCTCGGCGGCCAGTACTGGGCGTCGGTCCCGGGGCCGTTGATGCTTCTCCTGGTCCCGTACGCCTTGGCGGTCTTCGTCTATTGCTTTACGGTCATCTGGAGGGCCAAGCAGCTCGATCGGGGCGCGCGGCGGGTGTTCCTGGTGGGCTTCAGCGCCTACATCGCAGGCGCCCTCAACGACTCCCTGCACGCGGCCCGGCACATCCAGAGCATCCGCGTGTTCGACTACGCCTTCGTAACCATGGCGATCGGGCTCACGTACCTCATGGTGAAGCGCTACACGCGCCTGTCCGATAGTCTCGAGATCGAGGTCGCCGCGCAAACCCGGGACCTCCGGGTCCGTCAGGAGCAGCTGGGCGCCCTGGTCCGCGCGGGACAGGTGGTGATGGCGGGACTGGATCTGCAGGATATCCTCACGCGACTCATCGGGGAGGCGAGCCGCATCTCGGGCGCTCCCCACGTGACAATCATGCTGCGGGACCGAGGCTCGAGGACTCTTCGGCTGGCCGCCCACATGGGGGACACGTTCCCGCCGGGCTACGAGCTGGAACTCGGGCAGAGCATCTCCGGGCTGGTAGCCGAGCGCGGCGAGCCGATCTACGTCGCGGACGTTGTGGACGACCTCCGCAACTCCATCCCGGACCGTGACCGGGCCGCCGGGATCGTGGCGTACCTCGGGCTGCCGATCAAGGCGGCCGGTACCGTCCTCGGGGTGCTCGTCTTCAAGACGATCGCGCCGCGCGCGTTCGACCCGGAAGAGCTGACGATCCTCACGTCCTTCGCGCATCAGGCCGCCATCGCGATCGAGAACG
Proteins encoded in this window:
- a CDS encoding helix-turn-helix domain-containing protein, whose protein sequence is MSAACATRSGTPTKALSTRSAMDSTPELSLSAAGHAATLHVPAGHPPAPQAVGVHSLRELVEQAVVEAEAQAIRRALASAKGNKSLAAQVLQTNSTTLHAKMKRFKILAREFLPSWRPARPPPAGFLMVRPPWSAVHRARAGSGSNTLPLTRA
- a CDS encoding GAF domain-containing protein yields the protein MNAFSTLPPMLTFLMLGAVSAGALYNLWVWLHRRSDTLHVWAAGWCAITGSYLVSHYVQLSSVDPERVVLGSRLAWVCALLLILVLVGLTQTLVRGRCSRRSIVLLGGLNAVLVLVTMLTNLIATDQIYQRTDRLGGQYWASVPGPLMLLLVPYALAVFVYCFTVIWRAKQLDRGARRVFLVGFSAYIAGALNDSLHAARHIQSIRVFDYAFVTMAIGLTYLMVKRYTRLSDSLEIEVAAQTRDLRVRQEQLGALVRAGQVVMAGLDLQDILTRLIGEASRISGAPHVTIMLRDRGSRTLRLAAHMGDTFPPGYELELGQSISGLVAERGEPIYVADVVDDLRNSIPDRDRAAGIVAYLGLPIKAAGTVLGVLVFKTIAPRAFDPEELTILTSFAHQAAIAIENARLYAALEDRVSHLQTVTRLNRLISSSLESDRVLHEIVQAAAQLPGAAVASIWLANEEKRTLEVVNVSDPVMDADWPVRTLSFDQGVLGWVARHGRVLNVPDAFTDGRFVALDWWRRHGLSSFLGVPVILDGVLLAVLTLNGREPFQLDPEDERLLESFGAQAALAIRNASLYAAEGAARQVAERALAEVTRLQGMLPICSYCKKIRNDQNSWEQLESYISEHSHATFSHGICPDCRTTVVARELEQWRRAR